One bacterium DNA window includes the following coding sequences:
- the gatC gene encoding Asp-tRNA(Asn)/Glu-tRNA(Gln) amidotransferase subunit GatC yields MAIDLKTVAHIAELSELELNNKELMKFKGELSKIIGYINKLRKLRPSKLEEPKLTPLRLREDKPEKTLPKEVVLSNAPKKERDYFVVPKVIKK; encoded by the coding sequence ATGGCTATTGATTTGAAAACGGTCGCTCATATAGCGGAGTTATCTGAACTTGAACTTAATAATAAAGAGCTTATGAAATTTAAAGGAGAGCTTAGTAAAATTATAGGTTACATAAATAAATTAAGGAAGCTAAGACCAAGTAAACTTGAGGAGCCGAAATTAACCCCACTCCGTCTGAGAGAGGATAAGCCAGAAAAGACCCTCCCAAAAGAAGTTGTCTTATCAAATGCTCCTAAAAAAGAGCGTGATTATTTTGTAGTACCAAAAGTTATCAAAAAATAG